In Pseudoduganella albidiflava, a single window of DNA contains:
- a CDS encoding PulJ/GspJ family protein, with protein sequence MRQRGFTLIELLVAISVLAIVAVLGWRGLDSILRSRVALTQEMEQTRGIQLAFAQLQNDLEQLAPSEVIGATRQNLVADNLRLIFVRTHAPDLGPTQLVVVSYRLRDGVLTRRESAATRDLVQLDALWQVALSDGDPVPGVGLHAGVAGMGVRLWTNGGWTQPQNGGTSAGTSSSGAPAPGGTSGTTGPTGLEMSLQLINEPNPLVKVLLLGAT encoded by the coding sequence ATGAGGCAGCGCGGCTTCACGCTGATCGAGCTGCTGGTGGCGATCTCCGTGCTGGCGATCGTGGCCGTGCTGGGCTGGCGCGGGCTGGACAGCATCCTGCGCTCGCGCGTGGCGCTGACACAGGAAATGGAGCAGACGCGCGGCATCCAGCTGGCCTTCGCGCAGTTGCAGAACGACCTGGAACAGCTGGCCCCGAGCGAGGTGATCGGCGCCACGCGGCAAAACCTGGTGGCCGACAACCTGCGCCTGATCTTCGTGCGCACGCATGCGCCGGACCTCGGCCCCACGCAGCTGGTGGTGGTCAGCTACCGCCTGCGCGACGGCGTGCTGACGCGCCGCGAATCGGCCGCCACGCGCGACCTCGTGCAGCTCGACGCGCTGTGGCAGGTCGCCCTGTCCGATGGCGACCCGGTGCCGGGTGTCGGCCTGCATGCCGGCGTGGCGGGCATGGGCGTGCGCCTGTGGACCAATGGCGGATGGACGCAGCCGCAGAATGGCGGCACCAGTGCAGGAACAAGCAGCTCCGGGGCCCCGGCCCCTGGTGGCACAAGCGGCACCACCGGGCCGACCGGCCTGGAAATGTCGCTGCAACTGATCAATGAACCGAACCCGCTGGTGAAGGTCTTGCTGCTGGGGGCGACATGA
- the gspI gene encoding type II secretion system minor pseudopilin GspI: MNGTTTRPGERGFTLLEVLVALFIVGTALVAALQAIGSLTRNSEGLRTTMMATWSAENRLVQIRLARVFPSVGKTSFACPQGDLQLQCEEEVIISPNPLLRRVEVSVYDTANPQRRIIKLVQLVLKP, translated from the coding sequence GTGAACGGCACGACGACGCGGCCCGGCGAACGGGGTTTCACGCTGCTGGAAGTGCTGGTGGCGCTGTTCATCGTCGGCACGGCGCTGGTCGCCGCGCTGCAGGCGATCGGCAGCCTGACCCGCAACAGCGAAGGCTTGCGCACGACCATGATGGCCACCTGGTCGGCCGAGAACCGGCTGGTGCAGATCCGCCTGGCACGGGTTTTCCCATCGGTGGGCAAGACCTCGTTCGCCTGCCCGCAGGGCGACCTGCAACTGCAGTGCGAGGAAGAAGTGATCATCTCGCCGAACCCGCTACTGCGCCGCGTCGAAGTCTCCGTGTACGACACCGCCAATCCGCAACGCCGCATCATCAAGCTGGTGCAACTGGTGCTCAAACCATGA
- the gspH gene encoding type II secretion system minor pseudopilin GspH, giving the protein MRQRGFTLIELLVVLVIIGFTLGLVMANMAPSGRQAMQQEAQRVALLLQLARDEAIVRNRPIAFEAGTQGYRFLVREGREWKTLPQDDMLRERAFKRTPMTLLLDPPTNLPGAPLRIVFGREPVDKPFVLTLAHDDVRTAVRADGIGHFTVE; this is encoded by the coding sequence ATGCGCCAGCGCGGCTTCACCCTGATCGAGCTGCTGGTGGTGCTGGTCATCATCGGCTTCACGCTGGGGCTGGTGATGGCGAACATGGCGCCGAGCGGGCGCCAGGCGATGCAGCAGGAAGCGCAGCGCGTGGCCCTGCTGCTGCAGCTGGCGCGCGACGAAGCCATCGTGCGCAACCGCCCGATCGCGTTCGAGGCCGGCACGCAGGGCTACCGCTTCCTGGTGCGCGAAGGGCGCGAATGGAAGACCCTGCCGCAAGACGACATGCTGCGCGAACGCGCCTTCAAGCGCACCCCGATGACCCTGCTGCTCGATCCCCCCACCAATCTTCCTGGCGCGCCGCTGCGCATCGTGTTCGGCCGCGAACCGGTCGACAAGCCATTCGTGCTGACGCTGGCGCATGACGACGTGCGCACCGCGGTGCGGGCCGATGGCATCGGCCATTTCACGGTGGAGTAA
- the gspG gene encoding type II secretion system major pseudopilin GspG: MKIGLPVMRRARGFTLIEIMVVVVIMGVLAALVVPKLLARTGESKVAAAKVDIATIMQSLKLYKLDNTRYPTTEQGLQALLVKPTSGPAANGWKEGGYLEKMPKDPWGFQYQYLSPGIKGEVDVFSTGADGQPGGTGEDADIGSWEN; the protein is encoded by the coding sequence ATGAAAATAGGTCTCCCTGTCATGCGCCGCGCGCGTGGTTTTACCCTCATTGAAATCATGGTCGTCGTCGTCATCATGGGCGTGCTGGCCGCGCTCGTGGTGCCCAAGCTGCTGGCCCGCACCGGCGAATCGAAGGTCGCCGCCGCGAAGGTCGACATCGCCACCATCATGCAATCCTTGAAACTGTACAAGCTCGACAACACTCGCTATCCGACCACCGAGCAGGGCCTGCAGGCGCTGCTGGTCAAGCCCACGTCCGGCCCGGCCGCCAACGGCTGGAAGGAAGGCGGCTACCTGGAAAAGATGCCGAAGGATCCGTGGGGCTTCCAGTACCAGTACCTGTCGCCCGGCATCAAGGGCGAGGTGGACGTGTTCTCGACCGGCGCCGACGGCCAGCCGGGCGGTACCGGCGAGGATGCCGACATCGGCTCCTGGGAAAACTAA
- a CDS encoding IS110 family transposase yields MMEMAVTPVVGVDVSKKKLDIVLLVSGKAKSKTLSNTLEGYQELVEWLVKQKVSPDSAHVCLEATGVYSEPLALWLHDAGIMVSVINPGCIKGFGQSENIRNKNDQIDAGLIARFCAAKRPPVWVPPPKEQRELKGLSDRLLALKDIRQQEKNRMEAHDFAGQADLVKNVDEHVKWLDQKITELEKEIDDHIDRHPGLKHDADLMRSIPGIGSTTIAKVLGHIGDIRRFGSAKALAAFIGVSPKQKSSGTSVRGRTSMSKIGNNDLRSALYMPGMVAKRYNNLLKTFAERLSANGMAPKAVTGAVMRKLVHLIYGVVCSGKPFDPNFLNSGLAKQDGI; encoded by the coding sequence ATGATGGAAATGGCAGTAACCCCGGTAGTTGGCGTTGATGTGAGCAAGAAGAAGCTCGATATTGTTCTGCTGGTCAGTGGCAAAGCGAAATCGAAGACGCTCAGCAATACGCTGGAAGGTTACCAGGAACTGGTCGAATGGTTGGTCAAGCAGAAGGTCTCTCCAGACAGCGCTCACGTGTGTCTGGAAGCGACCGGTGTCTATAGCGAGCCGCTTGCTCTGTGGTTGCACGATGCGGGCATTATGGTGAGCGTCATCAATCCAGGCTGCATCAAAGGTTTTGGGCAGTCCGAAAACATCCGCAACAAAAACGATCAAATTGACGCCGGGCTGATCGCCCGGTTCTGTGCTGCGAAGAGGCCGCCAGTTTGGGTGCCACCTCCAAAGGAACAGCGTGAACTCAAGGGTTTGAGCGATCGGCTGCTTGCGCTCAAGGACATCAGGCAACAGGAAAAGAACCGGATGGAAGCTCATGATTTTGCCGGTCAGGCCGACTTGGTGAAAAACGTCGATGAGCACGTAAAATGGCTCGATCAAAAGATCACCGAGCTGGAAAAGGAGATCGACGATCACATCGACAGGCATCCTGGCCTGAAACATGACGCCGATCTGATGCGCAGTATTCCGGGCATTGGCAGCACTACGATAGCTAAGGTCCTAGGCCACATTGGTGACATTAGGCGCTTCGGATCGGCCAAGGCACTTGCGGCATTTATTGGAGTCAGTCCAAAGCAAAAAAGCTCTGGAACATCAGTGCGCGGTCGGACAAGCATGAGCAAGATCGGCAACAATGATCTGCGTAGTGCACTGTACATGCCTGGCATGGTCGCCAAGCGGTACAACAACTTGCTGAAGACCTTTGCCGAGCGCCTGAGCGCCAATGGCATGGCTCCCAAGGCCGTCACCGGCGCCGTCATGCGCAAGCTGGTTCATTTGATTTACGGCGTGGTTTGCTCTGGCAAGCCATTCGACCCGAATTTTTTGAATTCGGGCCTTGCAAAACAAGACGGTATCTGA